Proteins from one Mus pahari chromosome 10, PAHARI_EIJ_v1.1, whole genome shotgun sequence genomic window:
- the LOC110328366 gene encoding basic salivary proline-rich protein 1-like, producing the protein MPGPSPASQPEPGSIKITDVRVRAGSSQRSGAPSERWRPRNPRVRFLFRPTGPSHPLSRRERPEGGRPELRGLAGAGEGERADTAPSPRARPDRPDALWTGPTPLHAAPPPLPSGPQQLPRRRPPRPPGSGRRDLKAAEAKTAPKASALPVPRAPPSDRGRLAAGPRKEDSRLCARAGPTAPPSGGRR; encoded by the coding sequence ATGCCCGGACCGTCCCCGGCATCCCAACCCGAGCCAGGCTCTATCAAGATAACGGACGTGCGAGTCCGAGCGGGCAGCAGCCAGCGTTCAGGGGCGCCCAGTGAACGTTGGCGGCCTCGCAATCCGAGGGTGCGCTTCCTCTTCCGGCCAACGGGGCCCAGCCACCCGCTCTCCCGGCGGGAGCGGCCCGAGGGCGGCCGGCCGGAGCTCCGTGGCCTCGCGGGCGCAGGGGAGGGAGAGCGGGCGGATACTGCACCTTCCCCCCGGGCCCGCCCGGACCGTCCGGATGCGCTATGGACCGGGCCTACGCCGCTTCATGCCGCGCCGCCTCCGCTCCCGTCGGGGCCACAGCAGCTTCCTCGGCGGCGGCCCCCGCGGCCCCCAGGCAGCGGACGAAGGGACTTAAAAGCGGCGGAGGCGAAGACAGCACCGAAGGCCTCGGCACTTCCGGTTCCTCGAGCCCCGCCCTCCGACCGAGGAAGGCTAGCGGCCGGACCAAGAAAGGAGGACTCTCGCCTCTGTGCGCGAGCGGGCCCCACAGCGCCACCGAGCGGCGGGAGGAGGTGA